A genome region from Populus alba chromosome 3, ASM523922v2, whole genome shotgun sequence includes the following:
- the LOC118028441 gene encoding uncharacterized protein codes for MASQEHLDKMQLRQNYRNLWHTDLMGTIKVDAPYCCLAFWCGPCVSYLLRKRALYNDMSRYVCCAGYMPCSGRCGESRCPEVCLATEVFLCFGNSVASTRFMLQDEFNIQTTKCDNCIIGFMFCLQQIACIFSIVAMIVGSEEIQEASQLLSCLADMVYCTVCACMQTQHKIEMDKRDGMFGPQPVMAVPPVQQMSRIDQPIPPSVGYAPQTYGQPYGQPYGYPPQPHQGYPVAGYPPSNYPPPAYPPSGYGYPK; via the exons ATGGCTTCTCAGGAACACTTGGACAAGATGCAGTTGCGGCAGAACTATAGAAATCTCTGGCACACTGATTTAATGGGCACCATTAAAGTTGATGCCCCAT ATTGCTGCTTGGCTTTTTGGTG TGGGCCTTGTGTATCATACTTGCTCCGCAAACGAGCACTTTACAATGACATGTCAAG GTACGTTTGTTGTGCTGGTTACATGCCTTGTAGTGGCAGGTGTGGTGAAAGTCGGTGCCCTGAAGTTTGTCTTGCCACAGAG GTATTCCTTTGCTTTGGAAATTCAGTGGCCTCCACTCGCTTTATGTTGCAAGATGAATTCAACATTCAAACTACAAAGTGCGATAATTGCATTATT GGTTTTATGTTCTGCCTCCAACAAATTGCATGCATATTTTCTATAGTTGCAATGATTGTTGGGagtgaagaaattcaagagGCTTCCCAGTTGCTATCTTGTTTGGCTGATATGGTGTACTGCAC GGTTTGTGCTTGTATGCAG ACACAACACAAGATTGAAATGGACAAAAGAGACGGCATGTTTGGGCCACAACCGGTGATGGCAGTGCCCCCTGTTCAGCAGATGTCACGCATTGATCAGCCAATTCCTCCCTCCGTTGGATATGCACCTCAAACATACGGACAGCCCTATGGACAACCCTATGGTTATCCACCGCAGCCCCACCAAGGCTACCCCGTAGCAGGTTATCCTCCATCCAACTACCCACCCCCTGCTTATCCACCATCTGGCTATGGCTATCCAAAGTGA
- the LOC118028442 gene encoding brassinosteroid-responsive RING protein 1: protein MGFPIGYSEIVLPKLLLQTLSFLGFIRKLINTLFHCIGLPDFLEPGISSSSSTENTPPFRVPDFHGHSVSALLIREILPVVKFSELVDPSADSCAVCLYEFEESDEIRRLANCRHIFHKCCMDRWMGYDQITCPLCRTQVIPDDMQESFNERLWAASAITDFYGEYSQIPGL from the coding sequence ATGGGTTTTCCTATAGGCTATTCAGAAATAGTTCTCCCAAAACTCCTCCTCCAGACACTTTCTTTCCTGGGTTTCATTAGAAAACTGATAAACACTCTCTTTCACTGCATAGGTCTCCCTGACTTTCTTGAACCGGgcatttcttcctcttcttcaacTGAAAACACCCCCCCATTTCGGGTCCCTGACTTTCACGGTCACTCTGTTTCTGCCCTTCTGATACGCGAGATCCTTCCTGTTGTCAAGTTTTCGGAGCTTGTTGATCCTTCTGCTGATAGCTGTGCTGTTTGTCTGTACGAGTTCGAAGAGTCCGACGAGATCAGACGGCTTGCAAACTGTCGCCATATATTCCACAAATGCTGTATGGACCGTTGGATGGGGTATGATCAGATAACTTGTCCACTTTGTAGGACACAAGTTATTCCCGATGATATGCAAGAGAGTTTCAATGAAAGGCTATGGGCTGCTTCTGCTATTACTGATTTTTATGGGGAGTATTCACAAATCCCTGGCTTGtag